Part of the Pseudobdellovibrionaceae bacterium genome is shown below.
TGGCCTGCTTGTGATCTTTGGTGCAGTAGCCTTTGTGCTTTTCAAATCCGTATTCTGGGTATTGAGTGGCCAAATCCATTAACAATTGGTCTCGCGTCACCTTAGCCACGATAGAGGCGGCCCCAATAGGAGGCGCACGAAAATCGCCTTTCACAAGCGGCGTCTGCGTTATCTCATCAAGACCAGGCACTCTTTGGTTTCCGTCCACTAACAGATGCACATGCGACCCTGGTTTTTCACCCAATTCTTTTAAAAGCGCAAGAACAGCCCGTTTCATAGCCAAAAGCGAGGCCTGCAAGATATTTATCTCATCAATTTCTTCCACTGAGGCAAAGCCCAAACAGACATTGTGATTGTTCTTGATTTTATCAGCTAAAACTTCGCGCTTTTTCGCAGTGAGAGCCTTTGAGTCGACAAATTCATCGGTACTTTGAGCTGGATCCAGTAAGGCCGCTGCGGCATAAACAGGACCCGCTAAACACCCTCGACCCACTTCATCAACGCCGATGATAATGGGTTCTTTAAGAGTTTTCCACGGATAGGGTTCGTATTTCATTTTAGGGCCGGTGCTTAGGCCTCAGTGTTCTCGGCCTTCGCCTCTGCGACTTCAGCAGTTTTTGCTGTGTTCACCGTGGCCTCGTCAGGTCGAACCATCTCGCTTTGTAGACGGGCTGCTCTTCCGCGGAGACCGCGAAGATAAAATAGACGAGATCTTCGAACTTTACCACGGGACTCTAGTTTCACCTGCTCAATAGCGGGGCTAGCAAATGGGAAAGTACGCTCAACACCTATACCGCTCGACATTTTTCGAACTGTAAATGTGCGACCCGCGCCTCTACCTTGGATCTTGATCACAACGCCTTTGTAAACCTGTGTTCGAGTTTTGTTACCCTCGGTCACCTTGACCGAAACGCTCACCGTGTCACCGGTCTTAAACTCTGGGAATCTATTAGCTTTTGCATTTAAGGCTTCAGCCACTCGTCGCACTATGTCCATAGCATTTCTCCACCATTGTGCATGGTCCACTTGAATTTTGAACGGCTAGACCTACCATGAGCCAAGAAGGCGGTCAAGACAGATGCTGACTGCGGATCGCACCGAAAGATGCCGATAATCATCCATGGAGGCCCCCACAATGGGGTCCAAAATGTAGTCACACTGCTGAAGAAGGCTGTCGTGCAGCCCAAAACCTGTCCCAAACAGCAACAACAGGGGCTTTTCGGGATCTTTTTGAATCATGGTGCGCAGCTGTGGAAAGGTGATTTTGGGGGCCACAGACAGATCGCGTGCGGCCGTGGCCACCACGATGGGCGGAGTATCAAATTGGCTTTTTACCTCCTCCACCGTGGCCGCAGGTTTTACAATCCCAAGGGCCGTTCGCCGCATAGGATTAAATTCCTTCCCTCGACCCACCTGCCAATGATCCACCACTCGTGACACAAACATCAGCTGTTCTTGCATGCGATTGACAATGTAATATCGAGGCACTCCGTATGTGCGTGCCGCACGTGCAATATCATGAATATCAAAGTTGGTCACATTGGTGACCACTTCGG
Proteins encoded:
- a CDS encoding ribonuclease HII codes for the protein MKYEPYPWKTLKEPIIIGVDEVGRGCLAGPVYAAAALLDPAQSTDEFVDSKALTAKKREVLADKIKNNHNVCLGFASVEEIDEINILQASLLAMKRAVLALLKELGEKPGSHVHLLVDGNQRVPGLDEITQTPLVKGDFRAPPIGAASIVAKVTRDQLLMDLATQYPEYGFEKHKGYCTKDHKQAIEKWGPCPEHRKSFSGVKEFLGHS
- the rplS gene encoding 50S ribosomal protein L19, which codes for MDIVRRVAEALNAKANRFPEFKTGDTVSVSVKVTEGNKTRTQVYKGVVIKIQGRGAGRTFTVRKMSSGIGVERTFPFASPAIEQVKLESRGKVRRSRLFYLRGLRGRAARLQSEMVRPDEATVNTAKTAEVAEAKAENTEA
- a CDS encoding RNA methyltransferase, coding for MTMIERFVHNVNVALVHWPVVDSAGTEVVTNVTNFDIHDIARAARTYGVPRYYIVNRMQEQLMFVSRVVDHWQVGRGKEFNPMRRTALGIVKPAATVEEVKSQFDTPPIVVATAARDLSVAPKITFPQLRTMIQKDPEKPLLLLFGTGFGLHDSLLQQCDYILDPIVGASMDDYRHLSVRSAVSICLDRLLGSW